The Puntigrus tetrazona isolate hp1 chromosome 23, ASM1883169v1, whole genome shotgun sequence genome has a segment encoding these proteins:
- the LOC122329174 gene encoding LOW QUALITY PROTEIN: serine/threonine-protein kinase pim-1-like (The sequence of the model RefSeq protein was modified relative to this genomic sequence to represent the inferred CDS: deleted 1 base in 1 codon), which produces MALQDLTDPPEDHLSCSSDPGQEPPGFVPTCLQNSADHQSDPSVHETMALQDLTDPTEDRLSGLPDPGQEPPGFVPTCLQDSADLLPGPSALEPVLPKFPAACKHRRIKDQTRAACFSRPTPVPFDEIYEVGDELGQGGFGTVYEGTSKNQRKKVAIKIIHKCERDRYIELPGCSKPLFAEVAANLLLKQAPLSPYIVYMLEWFEEEDRFILILEHPEPCKDLLKFVVNNMHWANELQTRSLMYQAVLGAKHCLDRGVFHRDIKLNNFLINTTTNRVQLIDFGCSDLVKSTGYLGGFIGGVCPPEYYNDLRYKAEPTTVWSLGVMMYTMMCKCRPFRSPEDMMHGSLSFNVRVSTELQNLISRCLTVDPTKRATIEEILQHKWFFQQSSTYAWSQFDPKDFAGVDVDADIFDELVRTSKVSFRLLDGDKAGKKLVNILVADMVEKYGVPDEIDVTDADPRKDEVQDAYTENLALFYLALEAKHLVPVSTITEMANEMKTLQVSN; this is translated from the exons ATGGCTCTACAAGATCTGACAGATCCACCAGAAGATCATCTGTCTTGTTCGTctgatcctggtcaagaaccGCCTGGTTTTGTACCAACATGTCTGCAGAATTCAGCTGATCATCAGTCGGATCCATCTGTCCATGAAACCATGGCTCTACAAGATCTGACTGATCCTACAGAAGATCGTCTGTCTGGTTTGCctgatcctggtcaagaaccGCCTGGTTTTGTACCAACGTGTCTGcaggattcagctgatcttcttcCAGGCCCGTCAGCTCTTGAGCCAGTACTCCCAAAATTTCCAGCTGCTTGCAAGCATAGACGAATCAAGGATCAAACCCGAGCAGCCTGTTTCAGCCGTCCAACTCCAG taccatttgatgagatttatgaagTGGGAGATGAGCTTGGACAAGGAGGCTTTGGCACTGTGTACGAGGGGACTTCAAAAAATCAACGCAAGAAG gttGCTATCAAAATCATCCACAAGTGTGAAAGAGACCGTTATATTGAACTA CCTGGCTGTTCAAAGCcactgtttgcagaagtggctgcAAATCTGCTGCTGAAACAGGCTCCATTAAGCCCCTACATTGTGTACATGCTGGAATggtttgaagaggaggatcggttcatcctcatcctggaaCATCCGGAACCCTGCAAGGACTTGCTCAAATTTGTGGTTAACAACATGCATTGGGCT AACGAATTACAGACACGTAGCCTGATGTATCAAGCGGTGCTCGGGGCCAAGCACTGTCTTGACCGAGGTGTCTTTCACCGGGACATTAAGTTGAATAACTTTCTGATCAACACGACGACTAACCGAGTCcaactaatagactttggctgcagTGACCTCGTCAAAAGTACAGGCTACTTGGGTGGTTTTATAG GAGGAGTCTGCCCGCCTGAATACTACAACGACTTAAGATACAAGGCAGAGCCAACAACCGTCTGGTCTCTGGGTGTAATGATGTACACAATGATGTGCAAATGTCGACCCTTTAGAagtcctgaagacatgatgcatggcagtctgagttttaacgttagagtatccacag aattgcagaacttgataagtcgctgcctgactgttgacccaactaagagagcgactattgaggagatcctacagcataaatggttt TTTCAACAAAGCTCAACTTACGCATGGAGCCAATTTGATCCTAAAGACTTTGCAGGAGTTGATGttgatgctgatatttttgatgagcttgtgagaaCATCTAAGGTGTCCTTCAGACTTTTAGACGGTGATAAAGCCGGTAAGAAGCTGGTAAACATCCTTGTGGCTGATATGGTAGAGAAGTATGG TGTACCTGATGAAATTGATGTGACTGATGCAGACCCAAGGAAGGATGAAGTGCAAGATGCTTACACAGAGAATTTAGCTCTGTTTTACTTGGCTTTGGAGGCAAAGCATTTAGTCCCAGTCTCCACAATCACAGAGAtggcaaatgaaatgaagactCTTCAAG